The sequence below is a genomic window from Streptosporangium lutulentum.
AACCCGGGGTACCCGAAGAACCCGAAGATCCCCAGCCGGTAGTTGACCGTCACCACCACGACGTCGCCCCGCACGGCCAGCCTGCGGGCGTCGTAGTCGCTGCCCGCCCCCTTCGTCAGGCTTCCGCCGTGCAGCCACACCATGACCGGCTTGGGACGGTTCCCGGCGCTTCGCGCGGGCGTGGTCACGTTGAGATAGAGGCAGTCCTCCGCCTCGCTTCCGGGCAGCCCCCAGTCGTCGGCGGTCTGCGCGCACCGGTTGCCGGGCGCGCCGGCGTCGCGCACCCCCTGCCACGGGGCGACGGCCCGCGGCGACCGCCAGCGCAGCTCCCCGACCGGCGGCGCGGCGTACGGGATGCCCTGGAAGAGCCGGTGGTCTCCGGCCTCCACGCCCTTCACCCACCCGGCGTCGGTACGCACCGTCACGCCCCCGCCCGTCCCGCCCGTCCCGGCCGGAGAAGCCGGGGAGGTCGCGGCAGGGGTGGCCTGTCGCGTGTCGTGCCCTTCCCGCCCCGTCGTCTCCCGCTGTGCCGTCGCCGGGCTCGCCGTTCCCAGCAGCAGGGCGCCGGCCAGACCGGCGACGAGCGCGGCGCCCGTCCTGTTCCATGGTCGTCTCATGACGTCCATGATGTTCGCCGGACACCGGACCTGCGTTCCGGCCGGGGTACGGGAAACCGCACCCCGGCGGTGCACCGAGGCGTACACCGGCACGTCGCGCCCCTCGCAGGCCCCCAATGCCCCTCACGGGCACCTCGGAGAACCGACGAAGAGGTTCGGCGAACGCGGCGTCGCACCGGGCGGGGAGACGGTCTCGAAGGACGACCCCCGAGGGGCGTGTCGAAGGACGACGCCCCGGCGGGCTAGGCCAGCAGACCCCGGCGCTTCAGCAGGGGCTCGATGCGGGGGTCGCGGCCGCGGAAGGCGCGGAAGGCGTCCATCGCGTCCTTGGAACCGCCGACCGACAGCAGCGTGGACCGGAAGTGGTCGCCGTTCTCGCGCTTGAGGCCACCGTTCTCCGTGAACCAGTCGACGCTCTCGGCGTCCAGCACCTCGCTCCAGATGTAGGAGTAGTAGCCGGCGCTGTAGCCGCCCACGCCTCCGGAGAAGATGTGCGCGAAGTAATTGGTCCGGTAGCGCGTGCGCACCAGCCTGAAGGCTATTCCCGCCCTCTCCAGGGCGGCGTCCTCGAACGCCTCGGCGTCCTCGACCACCTCACCCGGCGCCAGCTTGTGCCAGGCCCAGTCGAGCAGTGCCGCGGAGAGATACTCCACGGTCCCGAAGCCCTGGTTGAACTTCTCGGCGGCCTTCATCTTCTCCAGGAGCTCCGCCGGGACCGGCTCGCCGGTCTCGTGATGCTTGGCGAAGTTGGCGAGAACCGACGGCCAGGTGGCCCACATCTCGTTGACCTGTGAGGGATACTCCACGAAGTCGCGGGGCACCGTGGTGCCGGACACGCGTGGGAAGCGAACGTCGGAGAACAACCCGTGCAGGGCGTGGCCGAACTCGTGGAAGGCGGTGTTGACCTCGTCGAAGGTCAGCAGCGTCGGTCCTTCGGCGGGCTTGGTGATGTTGAGGTTGTTCATCACCACGGGCAGCTCGCCGAACAGGTGCGACTGGTCCACGAGGTTGTTCATCCACGCGCCGCCACGCTTGGTGGGCCGGGCGTAGGGGTCGAACACGAACAGCCCGAGCTTCGAGCCGTCGGCGTTGAAGACCTCGAAGACCCGCACGTCCGGGTGATATCCGGCCAGGTCGTCCCGGTCGGCGAAGGTGATCCCGTACAGCTCGCCCGCGGCGTGGAAGACGCCGTCCCGCAGCACCCGGTCCAGCTCGAAGTAGGGACGCAGCTCGGCGCCGTCGAAGTCGTAGCGGGCCTTGCGCACCTTCTCCGCGTAGAACGACCAGTCCCACGGCTCGATGGGGAACCCGGCCTGCTCGCTCAGGGCCTCGGCCTCCAGACGGGCGTTGGCGACCGCCGGGCCCACCAGCTTGCCGAGCATCTCCTCCACGGCGCCGGTCGTCTTCGCGGTCTGGTCGGCGACGGAGTAGGAGGCGTGGTCCGGGTAGCCGAGCAGGGCCGCCCGCTCGGCGCGGAGCGCCGCCATTCTGGCCGCCAGCCCGAAGTTCTCTGGCGCCCGCCCGACGGAGAGCTCGTACAGCTTCCTGCGGGTCTCCCTGTCGGTGAGCTCGGCCAGGGCGGGCTGGTTGGTGTAGTTGAGCAGCGGCAGGACGTACGTGCCGTCCTTCTCGATCGCCTTGATCGAGCTCTCGGAGAGCCCGTCGAGCCGCTTGGCGTCCTCCACGACGAGTGCGGAGCCCGTGGAGGCCGTCAGCAGGTTCTGCGAGAAGGTCGTGGCGAGTTTGGTCAGCTCCTCGTTGAGCCCCCTGAGACGCTCCTGGTCGGCTTCGGACAGGTCGGCGCCGGCCCGGACGAAGTCGACGCGGTATTTCTCCAGCAGCCAGGCCTCCTCGGGGTTCTCGGTGGTGACCTGCTTGATCCGGGCGTACAGGGCGCGGTTCAGGTGGATGGAGTCGCTGTGGTTGGTCAGCCGGGGGAAGACCTCGGTCTCGATCTCCCGGATGCCGTCGGTCGTGTTGGAGGAGGCGATGCTCATGAAGACGGTCGCGGTCCGCTTCAGGATCTGGCCCGAGCGCTCCAGGGCCTCGATGGTGTTGGCGAACGTCGCGGGGCCGGTCTCGTTCGCTATCTCCTCCACCTCACGCAGCTGGTCGGCCATGCCGCGCTCGAACGCGGGAAGGTAGTGCTCCTCCCTGATCTCGGCGAAAGGGGGCAGTCCGTAGGGCAGCGTGCTGGGGGCGAAGAACGGGTTCTCGGTCAAGACGGGGACTCCTCATGGAAGGGCGGGATCTCTCCAGCAGCGTTACACAGAGGCCTCACGGATGGCACTCCGGTGTCACGGCGATTCGGCTGTGGTCAATCGTTTTGGTCTTGACCCCCAACCTGGGCTATTCTTTCGGAGTCGCCAGGGAAACCCGCAAGGGGGTCCAGTGCGGTGGGGTATGGTGTAATTGGCAACACGGCTGATTCTGGTTCAGTTGTTCTAGGTTCGAGTCCTGGTACCCCAGCTGCGTCTTCTCAGGAAGACGTTGCGGATTCAGCTCCCTCCGAATCCGGTGACAGTGTGTAGGGTCCCGTCGTCTAGTGGCCCAGGACGCCGCCCTCTCAAGGCGGTAGCGCCGGTTCGAATCCGGTCGGGACTACCACTGTCCTCTCGTGCAAGGTCCCGTCGTCTAGTGGCCCAGGACGCCGCCCTCTCAAGGCGGTAGCGCCGGTTCGAATCCGGTCGGGACTACATCGCAAAACCCTCGAAAGCATTGGCTTTCGAGGGTTTTCTGTATTTCCGGAGAAAAACGCATCGTGATTTCTCCGGCTCGCACGAGGGCCGGCGCCGGTTGCCCGGACGCCGGCACCCCGCGCTAGTTGTGGTTGGAGCGGGCCTTGAACAGGGCGCGCTTGGCGGCCTTGCCCACCTGCTTGTCCGGGTGGGCCTTGCCGATCGCCTCCAGCAACTCCTCAAGGTGCGGGTGCGGCACCTTCCAGATCACGTCGAGCAGGTTGACCAGGTCGCCGATGTCGTCGAGGCTGCTGACGAACTCCGGCCGGCCGAGACCGGCGGAGATGGTCAGCATGTCGAGGATCAGCCAGTGGGTGTCCGCCTGAGTGGGCGAGGGAGCGTCGTCGACGCCGAGCTGGGCCAGATGGGTGGCCGCGTAGGGGCGCAGTGACGGCTCGTCGAGGGCGTCGCGCCAGGCGGGCTCGGCCTCCTCGCCGAGCGAGCCGACCATGCTGGCCGCCTGGACCCGGATCAGGGCGTCCGCGTCGTCCTCGGCCGCGGCCTCCAGCAGCTCCTTGGCGGCCTGGGCGGGGGCACGCAGCTCCATCCAGGCGGCGAACTCGGCGTCCGCCTCCTCCTCGGGCAGCTCCGCGCTGAAGGAGAGCAGGTCCAGGGCCGTCATCGCGTCGATGGCGGGCCGGGCGTCCAGCTCGATGTCGGCGTCGTCCACCAGGTGGACGAGCCCCTCCATGCCGAGCGGTGTCAGCCGTACCTGGTCGTGCTCGACCTCGACCATGCCGTAGCCGGTCAGCCAGTCGAGCACCGGGTTGAGCGGGTCGCCGTACCGCGCGGAGGCGGCGGCCCAGGCGTCGGCGCCCAGATCGTCGTATTCGGCGGCGGCCTCGGCCAGCTCGGTGCGGAGCTCGGCCAGGGGTTTGGAGCCGGTCGCCAGGAGCACCCGGATCAGCAGCGCCCTGGTCAGCCCGGACAGGGCGATCGTGGCTTCCTCGTCGTCGAGCTCGGGATCGCCATAGTCGATCGAGTGCAGACCGGCCATCCAGACGTCCAGGGCGTCGTCGTCCTCCTCGAAGGGCCACTCCGCGGTGTCGGCGTCGGCGCTGACGGTGTCTTCGCCCTCGGGCTGGAGGAAGTCCAGGTCGATCGCGAGGTTCCAGATGTTCCAGAGCGCGGGCACCGAGTCGGCCAGCGTCTTGTCACCCGGCTCGGGCGCCGCGAGCCCCAGGGCGGCGAGGGCCTCGGAGATCTCGGCGTCGCTGAGCAGGCTCGTCTCGCCCACCCGGCGCTCGGATCCGACCCAGACCGCGAGGTCGCGGGCCTTGGCGATCAGAGTGGTCCTCCGGGTGGCCGCGGCGAGCTCGGCGTCGGGGCGGAGCCGGATCGTCGGCAGCTCGGAGAGCTCGTCAGCGAACGGCTCGAAGTCGCCCAGCCCCTCGGACTCCTCCTCGTCGTCGTCCTCGTACTCGTCCTGCTCGACGACGAGCTCTTCCATCGCGTCGACGAAATCGTCTTCGAGACGGTCGAGCTCGACGAGCAGGTCGTCGAGCGAGGCGGAGCCCTTGGTCAGGTGATTCGACTCCGACAGGAAGGTCAGATAGGCGCGGACCGCGGGCATCATGCCGTCGGCGGCGGCGTCGGGATCCTCCACGACCTGCGGCATCCGGTCGAGAAGCACTGTGCGCAGATCGGCCTGCTTCCACCGGCCGACGTCGTCGGAGGCGATCAGCCGGTGCCACAGGGCAACGGAGCCGACCAGGTTGGCATCGCTGCCGGGCGCGTTGTCGCGCGCCCAGAGGATGAAGCTTTGGAGCAGGGGACGCAGTTCAGCGGCGGCTGCCTCGATGCGATCTGTCACCTACCCAGCCTAGGGGGCCGCAAGGGTGCTCGCCTCCTCATATCGCACGGGTCAGTCCAACCGGTGTCGCGTGAGGAGGCGCGGCGGGGTGCCGCCGGCGTCGCCGGGCGGGTGTGAACGGCTCCGCGGGCCCGGCACGAGGAGGCCCGGCCGGTTCGGCCGGGCCGTGAGCGGACGGCTCCGCGGGCCCGGCCGGCTCCGGCGTCCAGGGGTGGATGCGGGGCGAGGAGGCTCAGACGGCTCCGGCGTCCAGGGGTGGATGCGGGGCGAGGAGGCTCAGACGGCTCGTCGCATCGACTCGGTGATGCGCTCGGCCGCGGTGACCACGGGGGCGGCGTGCAGCCGGCCGGGGGTCCGGGTCAGGCGCTCGATCGGCCCGGAGACCGACACCGCGGCCACCACCTTGCCCCCCGCGCCGCGGATGGGCGCCGAGACGCTGGCCACGCCCTGCTCGCGCTCGCCCACGCTGTGCGCCCAGCCCCTGCGCCTGACGCTCGCCAGCGTGGCCGCGGTGAACTTGGCCCCGCGCAGCCCCCGGTGCAGGCGGTCCGGCTCCTCCCACGCCAGCAGGATCTGCGCCGCCGACCCGGCGAGCATCGGCAGCGCCGAGCCGACCGGCACGGTGTCGCGCAGCCCGCTGGCGCGCTCGGCGGCGGCCACACACACCCGTTCGTCTCCCTGACGTCGGTAAAGTTGTGCGCTTTCGCCCGTTGTGTCGCGAAGTTGGGTCAACACGGGAGAGGCGACGGCCAGCAACCTGTCCTCACCGGCGGCCGTGGACAACTCGGACAGGCGCGGACCCAGCACGAATCGGCCCTGCGTGTCGCGGGAGACGATGCGGTGATACTCCAGCGCGACGGCCAGCCGGTGGGCCGTGGGGCGCGCCAGGCCGGTGGCCTGGACGAGTTGTGCCAGAGATGCAGGGCCCGCTTCAAGTGCGTTGAGCACGAGGACGGCCTTGTCGAGTACGCCGACTCCGCTAGAGTTGTCCATGCACCGATACTGCCGTCTCGACATATGAGAAAGCAAGTTGGATGCGGAATAGGCGATCGCAAGGAGGCGACATGGGCCGCACGCTGGCGGAGAAGGTTTGGGAGCAACACGTCGTACGACGTGCCGAGGGGGAGCCCGATCTGCTCTACATCGACCTTCACCTCATTCACGAGGTGACGAGCCCGCAGGCGTTCGACGGCCTGCGCATGGCGAGCCGGCCCGTTCGGCGGCCCGAGCTGACGATCGCCACCGAAGACCACAACGTCCCGACCATACGGGGTCCCATCAGCGATCCCGTGTCGCGGGTGCAGGTGGAGACGCTGCGCAAGAACTGCGCGGAGTTCGGCATCAGGCTGTACCCGATGGGCGACGCGGGACAGGGCGTCGTGCACATCATCGGCCCGCAGTTCGGCCTGACCCAGCCCGGCATGACGATCGTGTGCGGCGACTCCCACACCTCCACGCACGGCGCCTTCGGCGGCATCGCCTTCGGCATCGGCACCTCCGAGGTGGAGCACGTGCTGGCCACCCAGACGCTGCCCGCCTACCGGCCGAAGACGATGGCCATCGAGGTCTCCGGCACGTTGCCGGTCGGGGTCACCGCCAAGGACCTGATCCTGGCGATCATCGCCAAGATCGGCACCGGCGGAGGCCAGGGCTACATCGTGGAGTACCGCGGTGAGGCCATCCGGGCGCTCTCCATGGAGGGCCGGATGACGATCTGCAACATGTCCATCGAGGCGGGCGCCAGGGCGGGCATGATCGCTCCGGACGAGACCACGCTCGAATACCTCAAGGGCCGTCCCCACGCGCCGTCCGGCGCGGACTGGGACGCCGCCGTCGAATACTGGAAGACGCTGACGACCGACGAGGACGCCGTCTTCGACGCGGTCGTGGAGATCGACGCCACGACGCTGACCCCGTTCGTCACCTGGGGCACCAACCCGGGCCAGGGCGCTCCCCTCGGGTCGGCCGTGCCGGACCCCCAGGACACGGACGACCCGGCCGCGGCCGGGCGCGCCCTGGAGTACATGGGACTGACCGCGGGCACCCCGCTCCGCGACGTGCGGGTGGACACGGTCTTCGTGGGCTCCTGCACCAACGGCCGGCTGGAGGACCTGCGGGCCGTGGCCGAGGTGCTGCGCGGCCGCCAAGTCGTCACCCGCACGCTGATCGTCCCCGGTTCGATGCTGGTCAAGCTCCAGGCGGAGCAGGAGGGGCTGCACGAGGTCTTCAAGGCCGCGGGCGCCGAGTGGCGCGAGGCCGGGTGTTCCATGTGCCTCGGGATGAACCCCGACACCCTCGCCCCCGGCGAGCGCAGCGCCTCGACCTCCAACCGCAACTTCGAGGGGCGCCAGGGCAAGGGCGGCCGTACGCACCTCGTCTCCCCGCAGGTCGCCGCAGCGACCGCCGTCACCGGCAAACTGACCGCGCCCGCCGACCTGTAAGGAGTTTTCGCGATGGACGCCTTCACCACCCACACCGGCCGGGCCGTGCCTCTGCGCCGTGGCAACGTCGACACCGACCAGATCATCCCCGCCGTCTGGCTCAAGCAGGTCAGCCGGACCGGATTCGAGAAGGGCCTGTTCTCCGCCTGGCGCGAGGACCCGACCTTCGTCCTGAACGACCCCGCCTACGAGGGCGCCTCGATCCTCCTCGCCGGGCCCGACTTCGGCACCGGCTCCTCGCGCGAGCACGCGGTCTGGGCCCTGCAGCAGTACGGGTTCCGCGTCGTGATCGCGGCCCGGTTCGGCGACATCTTCCGCAACAACTCCACCAAGATGGGCCTGCTCCCCGTCGTCCTGCCCGCCGCCGTCGTGGAGGCCCTGCAGAGCGCCGTGGAGGCCGACCCCGCGCTGGAGGTCACCGTTGACCTGGAAGGACGCCAGGTCCGCTGGGGCGGCGAGACCGTCGGATTCGAGATCGACGACTACACCCGCTGGCGGCTGAGGGAGGGCCTGGACGACATCGGGCTGACCCTGCGCAACGCCGACGACGTGACGATGTACGAGAATGGTCGGCAGCCATGGCTGCCGACGACTGTCTGACACATTCAGAGAACGAGCTGGCGTGGCGGTTGCGCGAGGCGCACCGCCGCGTTCGCGCGCTGTCCATCCCCCTGTCGCAGCGACAGCGCCTGTCCAGACGTCTGCTCGCCATCTGTGACGTGGCCAAAATTGATCTTGGTCATGCCTCAGGGCGTCTCGATTTATTCCTTCTAGACCTTGATGTTCTGGTTTCAGATACGCCGAGTGCTGGAAACATTGCGGAAGGTGATTGAGTCATACGGCTCTGTCCCTTAATTTCAAGCGGGCAAGGGGTTTCTCTCTGTGTTGAGACCCCTCGTCATAACAAATCGGGTGAGACGGGTTTTCTGCCTCATGACCCACTCCCGGACATCGGTAAGACAGGGGGAGCAACCTTATGAACAAAAAGGAACTCGTCGACGCCATCGCGGATCGGGTAGGCGACAAGAAGACAGCCACCGAGGCTGTGAACGCGGTGCTCGACACCATTCAGTCGGCGGTCGCCACCGGTGACAAGGTTTCCATCACGGGCTTCGGCGCCTTCGAGATGGTGCACAAGCCGGCCCGTACGGCCCGCAATCCTTCGACGGGCGCCGAGATCCGTGTCGCCGAGAGCTGGGGGCCTAAGTTCCGTCCCGGCTCCGACTTCAAGGAGCTCGTCAACGCGGGTGGCAAGAAGGCCGGGAAGAAAAAGTAATCTTCACGCGAACACCCGGATTCCCTGAGGGGGTCCGGGTGTCCGGCTTCTCCTCACGGGGAGGGTTTCGCCGGGTGGGTGGAGGGGCCTCGTGCGGGGAGATCGGCCGGGGGCCTGTCCCCGGGCACGGGGCCCGTCCCGGCTTCGGCGCCGTCCGGCCCGAATCGGAGGCCCGGACGGGGCCGCCGAGGTGAGAGCCCGGACGGGGTCCGCCGGGGCGAAGGGCCGGGGGCGGGGGTGTCCCGGCCGGGTTCGGGGGTCTCGCCGGCTCGGGGGCGGTGGGGAGGTCTACCGGGGCACGGGGAAGGTCGAGAGCGTGACGTAGGTGACGTCGTCGCCGTCCATGACGAGGTTGACCCGCTGGCCGGATCTGAGCAGTCTCAGCGGCCCCGCGTCGAACGCCGCCGCGTCGAACGGGATCTCGGTCCCGTTGTCGAGGAACACCGACCCCGACCGGGTCGCCGGGTCGAAGGTCCGCACCGTTGCCTGCACCCGATCAGCGTAACCCGCCGGAAAAGCGATTGACCGGCTTCGCGGGTGACCGCCACGCTGCCTCAGCATGCACGTAGGAGGCAAAAGAGCCGGTATGTGGCAAGACGCGTCGTTCCGACTTTTTCTGGGGGCCGACGCGATCAGCCAGTTCGGGAGCCAGATCACGCTCGTGGCCCTGCCGCTCGTGGCGCTGCTCACCCTCGACGCGAGCCCCTTCCAGATCGGTGTTCTCACCGCGGCCGAGACGGCCGCGTTCCTGATCCTGGGGCTGCCCGCGGGGGTGTGGGCGGACCGGCTGCGCCGCCGTCCGATCCTGATCTGGAGTGACCTGCTCCGCGGCGTCGCGCTGCTGTCCGTCCCCGCCGCCGTCGCCCTGGACGCGATGACCCTGCCCCACCTCTACGCCGTCGCCCTCCTCATGGGGGTCGGCGCGGTCTTCTTCGACGTCGCGCACATGAGCTTCCTGCCCTCGCTCGTCGGCAAGGACGATCTGCTGAGGGGGAACGGCACTCTGGAGACGATGCGCAACACCGCCGTCCTGTCGGGGCCCGCCCTGGGCGGCTGGCTGGTGCACGCGCTGACCGCGCCGGTCGCGCTGCTCGCCGACGCGGTCAGCTATCTGGTCTCGGCGCTGTTGCTCGGCGGGGTTCGCGCGAAGGAGACGATCACGCCGGTCGCGGAGCGTCGCAGGCTCAGGGAGGAGATCGGCGAGGGCGTCCGTCACGTCGCGGGACACCCGGTGCTTCGCCGTATCGCCGGGGTCGGCGCGCTGGTCATGCTGTCCAACGGCGTCTGGTTCGTGGCCCAGCCGCTCTTCCTGATCAAGATGCTCGGAGTGAGTCCGGGGATCTACGGTCTGCTGCTCTCCGGCGGCGCCGTCGGAGGGTTGATCGGCGCGATGCTCGCGTCGCGTGTCGCGGTCCGCTTCGGCGTCGGCCGCGCCATGTACGGCGGAGCCGCCCTGGCGGCCCTGGCCATCCTGATCTCCCCGCTGGCGGCCGAGGGCTGGCGGCTGGCGCTGTTCCCGCTCGGCTTCCTGCTGAGCGGCATCGGCGGCGCGGTGTTCAACATCAACCAGCTCAGCTACCGCCAGCGGATCACCCCGGAGCACCTGCTCGGCCGCATGAACGCCAGCATGCGCTTCCTGATGTGGGGGGCCGCACCGGTCGGCGGGCTGCTGGGCGGGGCGCTGGGAGAGGTCTTCGACGCGCACACCGTGCTGTGGGTCGCCACGGCCGGCATCATGATCGCTCATCTTCCGGTGCTGGCCTCCCGGAAGATTCTCCGGCTTCAGCCTCCTCCACGAACGACGCCAGCCCTCGAATGATGATCTCGATGCCGAGGTCGAACCGGTCGTCGTTGGAGCTGT
It includes:
- a CDS encoding M3 family metallopeptidase, producing MTENPFFAPSTLPYGLPPFAEIREEHYLPAFERGMADQLREVEEIANETGPATFANTIEALERSGQILKRTATVFMSIASSNTTDGIREIETEVFPRLTNHSDSIHLNRALYARIKQVTTENPEEAWLLEKYRVDFVRAGADLSEADQERLRGLNEELTKLATTFSQNLLTASTGSALVVEDAKRLDGLSESSIKAIEKDGTYVLPLLNYTNQPALAELTDRETRRKLYELSVGRAPENFGLAARMAALRAERAALLGYPDHASYSVADQTAKTTGAVEEMLGKLVGPAVANARLEAEALSEQAGFPIEPWDWSFYAEKVRKARYDFDGAELRPYFELDRVLRDGVFHAAGELYGITFADRDDLAGYHPDVRVFEVFNADGSKLGLFVFDPYARPTKRGGAWMNNLVDQSHLFGELPVVMNNLNITKPAEGPTLLTFDEVNTAFHEFGHALHGLFSDVRFPRVSGTTVPRDFVEYPSQVNEMWATWPSVLANFAKHHETGEPVPAELLEKMKAAEKFNQGFGTVEYLSAALLDWAWHKLAPGEVVEDAEAFEDAALERAGIAFRLVRTRYRTNYFAHIFSGGVGGYSAGYYSYIWSEVLDAESVDWFTENGGLKRENGDHFRSTLLSVGGSKDAMDAFRAFRGRDPRIEPLLKRRGLLA
- a CDS encoding IclR family transcriptional regulator, which gives rise to MDNSSGVGVLDKAVLVLNALEAGPASLAQLVQATGLARPTAHRLAVALEYHRIVSRDTQGRFVLGPRLSELSTAAGEDRLLAVASPVLTQLRDTTGESAQLYRRQGDERVCVAAAERASGLRDTVPVGSALPMLAGSAAQILLAWEEPDRLHRGLRGAKFTAATLASVRRRGWAHSVGEREQGVASVSAPIRGAGGKVVAAVSVSGPIERLTRTPGRLHAAPVVTAAERITESMRRAV
- the leuC gene encoding 3-isopropylmalate dehydratase large subunit is translated as MGRTLAEKVWEQHVVRRAEGEPDLLYIDLHLIHEVTSPQAFDGLRMASRPVRRPELTIATEDHNVPTIRGPISDPVSRVQVETLRKNCAEFGIRLYPMGDAGQGVVHIIGPQFGLTQPGMTIVCGDSHTSTHGAFGGIAFGIGTSEVEHVLATQTLPAYRPKTMAIEVSGTLPVGVTAKDLILAIIAKIGTGGGQGYIVEYRGEAIRALSMEGRMTICNMSIEAGARAGMIAPDETTLEYLKGRPHAPSGADWDAAVEYWKTLTTDEDAVFDAVVEIDATTLTPFVTWGTNPGQGAPLGSAVPDPQDTDDPAAAGRALEYMGLTAGTPLRDVRVDTVFVGSCTNGRLEDLRAVAEVLRGRQVVTRTLIVPGSMLVKLQAEQEGLHEVFKAAGAEWREAGCSMCLGMNPDTLAPGERSASTSNRNFEGRQGKGGRTHLVSPQVAAATAVTGKLTAPADL
- the leuD gene encoding 3-isopropylmalate dehydratase small subunit, which gives rise to MDAFTTHTGRAVPLRRGNVDTDQIIPAVWLKQVSRTGFEKGLFSAWREDPTFVLNDPAYEGASILLAGPDFGTGSSREHAVWALQQYGFRVVIAARFGDIFRNNSTKMGLLPVVLPAAVVEALQSAVEADPALEVTVDLEGRQVRWGGETVGFEIDDYTRWRLREGLDDIGLTLRNADDVTMYENGRQPWLPTTV
- a CDS encoding HU family DNA-binding protein; translated protein: MNKKELVDAIADRVGDKKTATEAVNAVLDTIQSAVATGDKVSITGFGAFEMVHKPARTARNPSTGAEIRVAESWGPKFRPGSDFKELVNAGGKKAGKKK
- a CDS encoding MFS transporter, which translates into the protein MWQDASFRLFLGADAISQFGSQITLVALPLVALLTLDASPFQIGVLTAAETAAFLILGLPAGVWADRLRRRPILIWSDLLRGVALLSVPAAVALDAMTLPHLYAVALLMGVGAVFFDVAHMSFLPSLVGKDDLLRGNGTLETMRNTAVLSGPALGGWLVHALTAPVALLADAVSYLVSALLLGGVRAKETITPVAERRRLREEIGEGVRHVAGHPVLRRIAGVGALVMLSNGVWFVAQPLFLIKMLGVSPGIYGLLLSGGAVGGLIGAMLASRVAVRFGVGRAMYGGAALAALAILISPLAAEGWRLALFPLGFLLSGIGGAVFNINQLSYRQRITPEHLLGRMNASMRFLMWGAAPVGGLLGGALGEVFDAHTVLWVATAGIMIAHLPVLASRKILRLQPPPRTTPALE